The following is a genomic window from Prunus persica cultivar Lovell chromosome G7, Prunus_persica_NCBIv2, whole genome shotgun sequence.
TGGCTGCCTTAGAGAGCAACTCATAAACCCTTTTTCGAATTCGATTATTCCTCATCTCTTCCTTACCAAAAGACAGCAACAAGGTACATGAAAATTACTAACAGTAAAGGAACTTAATAGACCACCAATAACAGCTTAGATTGCTTCAAAACATCAATTTCTATATTTAGCTATAACAGTAACCTTGAGAGAGACGGAGATAAGATCAACTTAGATACCTCATCTTCTGGGGTTGTGAGTAGATCAGCTTCCTTGATGTGAACATGCAGATCTTTGATACctgaaaaacaaagacaacaaCTTCATTCAATTCCGCATATAAAAAACCTCTACAAACAAGATGACTGAGTAAAATTATAAGTGAGAATATGATGACAGCATTACACCAATGACCTATGacaaaaatatacagacaaaatCTGATTGCAGATAATTAGAAACTACAAATACTTAGTCTTTTTTGGAAACTACTTATAATTATTACAGAAATAATCTTATATCTATTCCCATAAAACAAGGAGGTCAACACTTGGAAATTCATAAGTGATTTATAAATATCATACCATATGCAATACCAAGGACATCTTTCAAGTAAGATCAAGAAGGCCCATTGTCCTCTAGTCCAATCCCGCTGTAACATTGCAATTATATTGCAATGTCACCACCACACAATCCAAAAGTAAGTGTTATTTGAACTTTAAAATCCCCAGAAGTTGCATTGTCAAAAGGTCAAACGGACTAAATGTACTCCTAAAGTAATTACTTCTCAGCATAGCATCCAAACAAAACATTTTAGACTCCTTCACTTAGAATTAGAATGAATGTGATATTAAAAATCACCATTAATTTCACGCAGCTCTTTAGCAGTGCAAGCTGCTTGGGCTGGTCCCCGCCTCCCAACCAAATACACTTTCCTGAAATGACATTGACATCATTAAACATGAAACCCAGATAAAGTAGCAATTATAATGTCTGGTTATTCTCAAGATTGGGATAGCAAACCTTATAGCGCTGTCCTCAAGAGCTGCCAAAGCATGGCTCGCAATATCAGTTGTAGCCAACTCTGTTGTTGGTCGTAAAAGAATGCGTGCAACATCAAGAGCTACATTGCCCTGAAGCCAAAAGGAGCTGTTTGGTAGGGATAAAACTCCTATGTATTAATAAAAGTCTATTTGTTTGTGTTGTGACAAGGATAGTGAAGTACATTTATTAACTGTAACTTAAGAGAAGGTTAATCCTATTTATTAACTTGATGAAGTATGAAGATACCTGACCAAGAATTACAGCTGTATCAGAGCTCTTCAAGTCGGGGTTTAGGTATCTGCAATTTGGGTGCCCATTATACCACCAAACAAATTCTCTTGCTGCATAGACGCCACTCAAATCCTAGAAAGAGGTATAAACCAattatttcccaaaaaaaaaaatttgtataaaaaacaTTAGCTGCAATTCTATCCATTCTATTGATCAAAGAGCACCAtaatattaaagaaacaaaaccaaaacaagcaAAACATACTTCTCCAGGGATACCAAGAACTCTATCACTTTCAGCACCATAGGCAAGCACAACCTGCGTATTGCACACAATGTTGGTCAAACAAATAAGCATACCAAGAATGACATTGCCAATGCCGGCATTATTTACACATATTGAGTCAGAACCCCACCACGTCGTACAACTCACGAAGCTCAGGGAGAGTTACAGAGGAACCAAGAGTTACATTTCCAAAGAATGTGCAGCATTCATGTTGCGCAACCCGCGTAAACTGGTTGACCACAATCTGTTGCAAGTTATCTAATAAAATAAGCTCACATAAGAAATTTATTCCTCGCCACACCAAAAGAATCCAACAAAATAAACTGATAAAATTCACAGGATGCTCTTTATAAGAGGAAGTAAACTCGATTTTTGATAATGTGTGAGTTCACCAACTTCAATTTTCTTGAACTATTTtacgaaaaaagaaagaactgaGACTAAGAATAATGTGGTCACCTTGGTTTCAGGATGATCAGGTGCTACGCCGGAGCGGACTAGCCCGAAAGGCGTTGGCAAACGATCAATGATATCCACCTGTGCTTCCTGATGCGCCTTCAGCATCTATTTCAGCTCAATTCATACCAAtcatatcaaatttcaatgctttattaaaattaatttaacaacaaaaaacacacacaaatagAAAGAGTTTACCTTCTCAGCAGTGTAGAAGCCAGCAGGTCCACTTCCGACGACACAGACGCGCAGAGGGTGAGAAGCAACGGTCGAGAAGGTTCTAGCGAACCACGTCCTGGCTTGAAAAATCGCCATTTTCattgaattgaaaaaatgAATCTAATCAAGTCAGTGAGCTTGAAAGTGTGCCTGAAGAATTTGATCCTCAGACTACGCCGTCGAGGAGGCGCCGACGGGGTAGCGAGCGTGTGGATGGGCAGAAGTGGTGCGGCGGGGATGTGGTCTGCAACTTGATTTTCGTTGCTGCTGCAAAAGTGGCATGTGCATCTCACGTGAGTCAGATTGTTGAGAATTATGAACGAAATGAAAGTCAAGACAGGTAGGTGGAAATCCGGGTCAGCTTTAGAACCCGGCCCATTGGACACGTTGAGATGTTGGGTTAAGCTGACTCGATTAATAACCTTTTCTTTTGACTAGAGGTGAAGCTCGcgtgtttttgttttagctCGCGTTGTCTTCTCAAATTTGTTGTTATTTTGGGCTGGTGTTAGTTAAGCCCATGATTTTAAATGGTCTAATATAAGCCCACTAAGTGAGCTTCTAATCCAAATTAATCAAGCTGCAAAAATAAGCCCATGTTTGATTGAAGACGGGATTAGTGCTAAATAGCTCAATCCTGTCCTAGTCAACATGCCCTTAATCTTTAAAATCTTGAGAAATAGAATGAATGAAGagtagaagaaaagaaaagggaaaaaataaataaattatttgctGTTGGAACAAATAGATGCTTAAGAATTAAGATGTTTGCTAAATATAACACACCAAACACATTCACACACTAAAATACTTTTACGAAAATGCTAGGTatactatatttttataccacattgtATATCACTTCTCTAACATAGGTGGGCCCCAATATATTGGTGAACTCTATCTCTATTAGAAAGATGATACACAATGTGATATGTCTAACATTACCCATATTTTTATTCACATGCTAAGGCTTCGCTTTTACCTACTTTTTAAGAGCATTAATGATTAACCACATAAATTACTATCCAAAATCCATAATTATGTGTTGACCCCAGCACATATCCACAAGACAATTGTGTTGACCAGAGTCAACATATGTCAACCGAACCAAAATGTCTTCcgtataaaatataaagaaagaaaggaaaaaaaaggacatATATGATGTCATAGTTGACGTGTAGGTGACGTCATAAAAAGGGTAAAATACGAAACTTATGAAACCGAGTTtcgttttaaaaataaaaaagaggaagGCATAATTACGGTGTGGGTCCCACGTTATCATTTCATGGGCagaaattaccaaaaaaaacattaaaaacaaGGAAGAGAGAAGTTGTTAAAGGTCGGCATCCAGAGGcagttt
Proteins encoded in this region:
- the LOC18770919 gene encoding NADPH:adrenodoxin oxidoreductase, mitochondrial translates to MKMAIFQARTWFARTFSTVASHPLRVCVVGSGPAGFYTAEKMLKAHQEAQVDIIDRLPTPFGLVRSGVAPDHPETKIVVNQFTRVAQHECCTFFGNVTLGSSVTLPELRELYDVVVLAYGAESDRVLGIPGEDLSGVYAAREFVWWYNGHPNCRYLNPDLKSSDTAVILGQGNVALDVARILLRPTTELATTDIASHALAALEDSAIRKVYLVGRRGPAQAACTAKELREINGIKDLHVHIKEADLLTTPEDEEEMRNNRIRKRVYELLSKAATTRASHPCSDPRELHFVFFRKPDKFLESNERSGHVSGVRLEKTKLIGDRPGERMATGTGQFEDLGCGIVLKSIGYKSVPVDGLPFDHRKGVVPNVRGRVLSDTSGDPMLLEKGLYVCGWLKRGPTGIIATNLYCAEETVASISEDLKQGILASSSSAGREGLLQLLDSRNVRVIPFGEWEKIDSEERRLGSLRNKPREKLATWEELQKVARE